The following proteins are co-located in the Arctopsyche grandis isolate Sample6627 chromosome 3, ASM5162203v2, whole genome shotgun sequence genome:
- the LOC143923161 gene encoding uncharacterized protein LOC143923161, with the protein MAFKVFYISILFCTLYGIASSETKESYCFELAPTEIIKGLWSSPKRLPTVMDELRDTITGLLYTADDDELAYMTILSLWANDRLMGFDPEIPQSYIYAQMINETVAKLEGKIDRESQSTFTDFRDLCIGATDNSIDIGLRAAGCPSKKSKVNYPEMTFSISKNTVNKCCKNVKDSIPERLQNVIKRLINSKDGHEKVVGLGAIASATGSSLDFFSKIQSSPTFLKMIQLKACNRQIPAECCATRENLLKSYAKKLNSASKKVVDDMINNR; encoded by the exons ATGGCATTCAAAGTGTTTTATATATCT ATTTTATTTTGCACGTTGTATGGAATAGCATCGAGTGAGACTAAAGAGTCGTATTGTTTCGAGCTAGCTCCAAc tgaaattataaaagGCTTATGGAGTTCTCCAAAGAGACTACCTACGGTAATGGATGAATTAAGGGACACTATAACAG GCTTGTTATATACCGCAGATGACGATGAACTTGCATATATGACAATACTTTCTCTGTGGGCAAATGACAGATTGATGGGATTCGATCCTGAGATTCCGCAATCTTATATTTATGCTCAA atgatAAATGAAACAGTTGCGAAACTAGAAGGAAAAATCGATCGAGAATCCCAATCAACTTTTACCGATTTTCGTGATTTATGCATCGGTGCTACTGACAATAGTATCGATATCGGATTGAGAGCTGCTGGCTGTccatcaaaaaaatcaaaagttaat taTCCAGAAATGACGTTCTCAATTAGTAAAAATACCGTCAACAAATGCTGTAAAAACGTTAAAGATTCTATACCGGAAAGGCTTCAAAATGTAATCAAGCGATTAATAAATTCTAAAGATGGCCACGAAAAAGTTGTAGGACTAGGGGCAATCGCATCCGCCACGGGATCTAGCCTTGATTTCTTTTCAAAAATACAAAGCAGTCCTACGTTCCTTAAG ATGATTCAATTGAAGGCTTGTAATAGGCAAATACCCGCAGAGTGCTGCGCAACACGTGAAAACCTGCTAAAATCATACGCCAAAAAATTGAACTCGGCCTCAAAAAAAGTGGTAGACGACATGATAAATAATcgataa